A region of Anolis carolinensis isolate JA03-04 unplaced genomic scaffold, rAnoCar3.1.pri scaffold_7, whole genome shotgun sequence DNA encodes the following proteins:
- the LOC134293258 gene encoding uncharacterized protein LOC134293258, giving the protein MFMFPTVKVPGDTTESLVCSFRSGCGELTLSQEYGHHPAVAVRCNMQVEDEELLGAGGGRSERATPETDAEFHQLAALASSTAYAQPNGVTQRRGVVRGDSTGGEEGSPSPGPQKMVFLEERMSAMETTLAVMSRAMERLAVLAEPERGRELRASSMWDVSMGSSQGFADLPAPKGREMRKEPGARPKIQTSLTRVEESDDEGEKPPRIPATLPTETLVPLANAGRGTGQREAAAGPTGPQGGLRRAENWGLPPQGPLPRREELRIEFGGESSELDFFLTTVRGYMEDNAHTFRTESSRVRAIGAVLKRGAASWYVQLHARRDPCLGSLRRFMGALETRFRDPLEQIRAREELKTVSQGQRSVSEYAEEFQCLAEKVPEWSAVTKIELFKEGLRREILSWAVHRDEPDTLRGWIQLAGRIETSLAQARRHRGGLQQRPQMKEGSRKEGSTPAGRRTEPTGNVSTSRRGCFVCGRLGHRAAECWQRKGEGGGPPKPRAVAGKRAEEEPPMRHHSGGLDEGEEDAMSEPCY; this is encoded by the exons atgttcatgtttcctacagtaaaagttcctggtgataccacagagagtctcgtgtgttcattcaggagcggctgtggtgagctgacactaagccaagaatacggacaccatcccgctgtagcggtgaggtgtaacatgcaagtggaggatgaagagctcttgggcgccggaggaggaaggtcggaaagggccactcccgagacggacgctgagttccaccagctggcggccctggcgtcatccaccgcttatgcccagccaaatggggtaacccagaggcgcggagtggtgcggggagatagcaccggaggagaggaaggttcaccttccccaggcccgcaaaagatggtgtttctggaggagaggatgtcggcgatggagaccaccctggcagtgatgtcgagggcgatggagcgcctggcggttttggcggagccggagcgaggaagggaactccgggctagctcaatgtgggacgtgagcatgggaagcagccagggctttgcagacctcccagcaccgaagggaagggaaatgcgaaaggagcccggtgcccggcccaagatccaaacgagcctgacgcgggtggaggagagtgacgacgaaggggaaaagcctccgagaatcccggctacgctcccaactgagaccctggtgcccctggcgaatgccgggcgtggcacaggacaaagggaagcagcagcggggcccactggcccgcaagggggcttgcgacgggcggagaattggggattgccaccacagggacccctaccgagacgagaggaactaaggatcgagtttgggggagagtcctctgaactggattttttcctgaccacggtgaggggctatatggaggacaatgcccacacttttagaacggaatccagccgggtacgggccattggtgcagtgttgaagaggggagcggccagctggtacgttcaactacacgcgcggcgcgacccatgtctggggtcactccgacgctttatgggggccctggagacccgtttccgagatccactggagcagatccgggcgagggaggagttgaagaccgtctcccaggggcagaggtcggtatctgagtatgcggaggagttccaatgcctcgctgaaaaggtgccggaatggtctgcagtgacaaagatagaactcttcaaagaggggctcaggcgggagatcctctcctgggcggtgcatcgtgatgagcctgacacactgcgcggatggattcagctggcggggcgcatcgagacatcgctggcccaggcgaggaggcaccgaggagggctacagcagcggccgcagatgaaagaggggagccggaaggagggatcaaccccagccgggaggagaacggagccgacagggaacgtgagcaccagcaggaggggctgcttcgtgtgcggccgtttgggccacagggctgccgagtgctggcagagaaaaggggaaggcggaggcccgcccaaaccaagagccgtggcagggaaacgcgccgaggaagaaccaccgatgaggcaccactcgggggggttg gacgaaggggaggaggacgccatgtcagaaccctgctactag
- the LOC134293260 gene encoding uncharacterized protein LOC134293260: MRPWGAMRGSRTARSFLSPEGSPRTTHSQGPGWTSVPKRRVQGRSRSVWTACLDNPDYGTAQKGHRRPCSVSEEPLVSASREALRHLHHLPSSISPSIITLSLYPLSVSSLSLSLYHLSINLCLSLLSLSLSLSLSLSLSLSLSLNVYRSNMPTCQGAHTDVQLQRGHGRTQTTTKSQIRVFPQRSRHTGHTAKRGIGQQLNILDRFGKNSPCTDWDV; the protein is encoded by the exons ATGCGGCCGTGGGGCGCCATGCGGGGCAGCCGGACCGCCCGGTCCTTCCTGAGCCCGGAGGGGAGTCCACGCACCACTCATTCCCAAGGCCCAGGCTGGACGTCGGTGCCCAAGCGGCGGGTCCAGGGCAGAAGCCGGTCAGTGTGGACGGCGtgcttggataatccggattatggGACAGCGCAGAAGGGTCACCGAAGGCCTTGCTCTGTCTCAGAAGAGCCTTTGGTTTCCGCATCCAG gGAGGCCTTGCgtcatctccatcatctcccaTCATCCATCTCTCCGTCTATCATCACCCTGTCTCTCTATCCTCTCTCTgtgtcatctctctctctctctctttatcacCTGTCTATCAATCTGTGTttatctctcctctctctctctctctctctctctctctctctctctctctctctctctctatctctcaatGTGTACAGGTCCAACATGCCAACATGCCAAGGCGCACATACAGATGTACAGCTACAACGTGGCCATGGGCGCACACAGACGACCACCAAGAGTCAAATCCGTGTCTTCCCACAACGATCTAGACATACAG GGCACACGGCAAAAAGAGGAATcggtcagcaactgaacatacttgacaggtttgggaagaattcaccatgtacggactgggatgtatag